A single genomic interval of Aegicerativicinus sediminis harbors:
- a CDS encoding AIR synthase related protein, with product MSNNFSNRYSGRGVSASKEDVHKAIKNIDKGLFPKAFCKIVPDYLTGSEDHCLVMHADGAGTKSSLAYMYWKETGDLSVWKGIAQDALIMNVDDLLCVGATSNIMLSSTIGRNKNLVPGEVISAIINGTEELIKELNSFGVVIHSTGGETADVGDLVRTIIVDSTVTARMKRKDVIDNANIIEGDVIVGLASYGKSTYEKEYNGGMGSNGLTSARHDVFSKYLATKYPESFDSSVPQDLVYSGSKVLTDPVTDSPLDAGKLVLSPTRTYAPIIKSILKKYNSSEIHGMVHCSGGAQTKILHFIDSLHIVKDNMFPVPPLFKLIQEESGTDWKEMYQVFNCGHRMELYVSPSVAEDIISISKSFNVDAQVIGRVESSKDKMLTLKSEFGSFIY from the coding sequence ATGTCAAATAATTTTAGCAATCGTTATTCAGGAAGAGGTGTATCAGCATCTAAGGAAGATGTGCACAAAGCAATAAAGAACATTGATAAAGGGTTGTTTCCCAAGGCATTTTGCAAAATTGTTCCCGACTATCTTACAGGTAGTGAAGATCATTGCCTGGTTATGCATGCAGATGGGGCAGGTACCAAAAGTTCTCTCGCATATATGTATTGGAAGGAAACTGGTGATCTTTCGGTATGGAAGGGAATCGCCCAGGATGCCTTAATAATGAATGTTGATGACTTATTATGCGTGGGAGCGACGTCCAATATTATGCTTTCTTCTACGATTGGCAGGAATAAAAATTTGGTTCCAGGAGAAGTTATATCAGCAATTATTAATGGTACCGAGGAGCTTATTAAAGAATTAAATTCTTTTGGGGTTGTTATCCACTCCACTGGAGGCGAAACAGCCGATGTTGGAGATTTGGTCAGAACCATTATCGTTGATTCAACTGTTACCGCCCGAATGAAGAGAAAAGATGTAATTGATAATGCCAATATTATAGAAGGGGACGTTATTGTAGGTCTTGCTTCATATGGTAAATCTACCTATGAAAAAGAATATAATGGTGGAATGGGGAGCAATGGCTTAACATCAGCACGGCATGATGTGTTTTCTAAATATTTAGCTACAAAATATCCTGAAAGTTTCGATTCTTCCGTGCCGCAAGATTTGGTTTATTCTGGTTCTAAGGTTTTAACGGATCCCGTAACAGATTCTCCCTTGGATGCTGGGAAACTTGTTTTGTCACCGACCAGGACCTATGCTCCAATAATAAAATCGATTTTAAAAAAATATAATTCTTCCGAAATACATGGAATGGTTCATTGTAGTGGAGGGGCACAAACCAAGATATTGCATTTCATAGATTCCTTGCATATTGTTAAGGATAATATGTTTCCGGTACCACCACTATTTAAATTAATTCAGGAAGAGTCCGGAACTGACTGGAAGGAGATGTACCAAGTGTTTAATTGTGGTCACCGCATGGAATTATATGTTAGCCCGAGTGTTGCTGAAGACATAATATCAATTTCAAAATCCTTTAATGTTGACGCTCAGGTTATTGGAAGGGTGGAATCTTCAAAAGATAAGATGTTGACACTAAAATCAGAATTTGGCAGTTTTATTTATTAA
- a CDS encoding BlaI/MecI/CopY family transcriptional regulator produces MKKLTNKEEEIMHVLWKLKKAFVRDVMEEMKESTPHYNTLSTIIRNLEEKGYVSHNAYGKTHQYYPIVSKESYKKGFMSSAIENYFNNSYKNVVSFFANEEKISADELREIIDLIEKKDNDNVSS; encoded by the coding sequence ATGAAAAAATTAACTAACAAAGAAGAGGAGATAATGCATGTGCTTTGGAAATTAAAAAAAGCCTTCGTACGAGATGTTATGGAGGAGATGAAGGAAAGCACACCTCATTACAATACATTATCAACCATAATAAGAAATCTTGAAGAAAAGGGATACGTTTCTCACAACGCATATGGAAAGACTCACCAATACTACCCTATTGTAAGCAAAGAGTCTTATAAAAAAGGGTTTATGTCTTCCGCCATAGAGAACTATTTTAATAATAGCTATAAAAACGTAGTATCATTTTTTGCTAACGAAGAAAAAATTAGCGCGGATGAACTTCGGGAAATTATTGATCTAATAGAAAAAAAAGACAACGACAATGTATCTTCTTAA
- a CDS encoding DUF3078 domain-containing protein translates to MSKIHKASILLLVLGFCFISYGQNRPIVQPVNIVQPSKVKFRTLNSQTSLNNLPYKYYRKTFWTEKNVIGLDLSEVAFVNWNAGGANSISAVMSGDFSRIFEKGFIRWKNELLMRYGINQQSGNGIRKTDDKLEFNSTLGYRTDSISNWYYSGKFNFRTQFTNGYKYPNTDQIISTIMAPAYFFLGVGAEYGANIQHFNLYASPFTFKSTWVLNQGLANQGAFGVTPAVYDEEGNIISKGKLMRTELGILITNEYNTTIFENIGLTNRISLYSDYINNFGNIDVDWELNFNLKVNQYVLAKLGSHLIYDDDIKVTSQNDAGETVIEGPKIQWKQQLGIGVIVQL, encoded by the coding sequence ATGTCGAAAATTCATAAAGCATCCATTCTCCTACTTGTTCTTGGGTTTTGTTTTATTTCTTATGGTCAGAATAGGCCAATTGTTCAACCCGTAAATATTGTTCAGCCAAGTAAGGTTAAGTTTCGCACTTTAAATTCTCAAACTTCTCTAAATAATTTGCCGTATAAATATTACCGCAAGACCTTCTGGACTGAAAAAAATGTTATAGGGTTAGATCTCAGTGAAGTGGCATTCGTAAACTGGAATGCTGGTGGTGCAAATTCTATTTCTGCTGTAATGTCTGGAGACTTTTCAAGAATATTTGAAAAGGGTTTCATCCGTTGGAAAAATGAATTATTGATGCGCTATGGTATAAACCAACAAAGTGGGAACGGAATTCGCAAGACTGATGATAAATTAGAATTTAATTCTACTTTAGGATACCGAACAGATTCTATATCGAACTGGTACTATTCGGGTAAATTCAATTTCAGAACTCAATTCACTAACGGTTATAAATATCCAAATACAGACCAAATTATATCCACTATAATGGCTCCAGCCTATTTCTTTTTAGGGGTGGGGGCTGAGTATGGCGCAAATATCCAGCATTTTAATTTATATGCCTCACCTTTCACTTTTAAGTCCACTTGGGTATTAAACCAGGGTCTAGCCAATCAGGGTGCATTTGGTGTTACCCCTGCTGTTTACGATGAGGAAGGAAATATTATCAGCAAAGGGAAATTGATGAGGACTGAGCTGGGTATACTAATTACAAATGAGTATAATACAACCATATTTGAAAACATTGGATTAACAAACCGTATTAGCTTATATTCAGATTACATAAATAATTTCGGAAATATAGACGTTGATTGGGAATTGAATTTTAATCTGAAAGTGAATCAATATGTATTAGCGAAATTAGGCTCACACCTTATTTATGATGACGACATAAAGGTAACTTCACAAAACGACGCAGGAGAAACTGTAATAGAAGGTCCTAAAATACAATGGAAACAACAATTAGGCATAGGCGTAATTGTTCAACTTTAA
- a CDS encoding M56 family metallopeptidase gives MKKTNLAEYHRWYFLVGILFAIILPTITIEHTEIREIPIVAQTMISEAEASQPFYQKSTDDTFSWLDLAPILYWSVVGFLLLRFIVNLISVTRHLKQTYPDIFDGLTYHRSNEKIMPFSFFTYIVCNPSLFSNEELKLIFKHENVHVLGRHTWDLIIAELFAIFLWFNPIAWLLKKSIGENLEFIADASATTYSNSKINYQKLLLKTTLGNQSPVLSSTFFNSIIKKRIVMLQQPKSSKAHLLKYVLLIPMFAIFIFTFNATTVYIDKPIETLPQQSPQDQNVLRFTVSKTTTEKQMATISELLKKEGATITFKGIERDRNGYITSIEITYKSNTSSGNFNQNNDQPIKDIIIEMDRETKGISFKSSKHSMSQTFEVEKGKPLSKIKADTLVFISKDSSDVRVIGSDNGSNVYVYRTNSPHAYSIVQNDSTEKIMVWNSDKISSTEEGVKFNFVATGDSKFVWRQDSTHTVKGDKVIIYNGTKANSSKSPKAIKLEGTSGDKFFMVKDSDDNTQTVKGYRIRKPNDGVFFIRDGKGLNTFKIDKNTKKSELDELSKNLDEEGLKVKFSKVRRNSDGEITQLKINLENEEGNKASAINKGKDGIPSIYFGQNGDGLFIKSN, from the coding sequence TTGAAGAAAACCAATTTAGCTGAATACCATCGTTGGTATTTTCTTGTAGGTATCCTATTTGCAATAATCCTCCCTACAATTACCATTGAACATACAGAAATTCGAGAAATACCCATAGTCGCTCAAACGATGATAAGTGAAGCAGAAGCCTCACAACCTTTCTACCAAAAAAGTACTGATGACACCTTTTCTTGGCTGGATTTGGCACCAATCTTATACTGGAGTGTAGTTGGATTTCTATTGCTTAGGTTTATAGTTAATTTAATCTCTGTAACTAGGCACCTGAAACAAACTTACCCTGATATTTTCGACGGATTAACTTATCATAGATCTAATGAGAAAATAATGCCCTTTTCATTCTTTACATATATTGTTTGTAATCCTTCTTTATTTTCAAATGAGGAACTAAAGTTAATATTCAAACATGAAAATGTACATGTATTGGGCCGGCATACATGGGACTTAATAATCGCTGAATTATTTGCAATTTTTTTGTGGTTTAATCCAATTGCTTGGCTACTTAAAAAAAGTATAGGAGAAAATCTTGAATTTATTGCTGATGCATCTGCAACAACGTATTCAAATTCAAAAATAAATTATCAAAAATTACTTTTAAAAACCACACTGGGTAATCAATCCCCAGTGCTTTCATCAACTTTTTTCAATTCAATAATCAAAAAACGAATAGTTATGTTACAACAACCTAAATCATCTAAAGCGCATTTATTGAAGTATGTTTTACTTATACCAATGTTTGCTATTTTTATTTTCACTTTTAATGCCACAACGGTTTACATAGATAAACCTATTGAAACTTTACCACAACAAAGTCCCCAAGATCAAAATGTGTTGCGTTTCACGGTTTCTAAAACGACTACAGAAAAACAAATGGCTACAATTTCAGAACTTCTTAAAAAGGAAGGGGCGACAATAACTTTTAAAGGAATAGAAAGAGATCGGAATGGGTATATAACCAGTATCGAAATAACCTACAAATCAAACACTTCCTCTGGAAACTTCAATCAAAATAATGATCAGCCCATTAAAGACATTATTATAGAAATGGATAGAGAAACAAAAGGGATTTCCTTCAAGTCTTCTAAGCATAGCATGTCCCAGACATTTGAAGTGGAGAAAGGAAAACCCCTTAGCAAAATTAAGGCGGATACTCTGGTTTTCATATCCAAGGATTCAAGTGATGTTCGGGTAATTGGTTCTGATAATGGGTCTAATGTTTATGTGTATAGAACTAACAGCCCACATGCATACAGCATTGTACAAAACGATTCTACGGAAAAAATAATGGTCTGGAATTCAGATAAAATATCGTCCACAGAAGAAGGTGTAAAATTCAATTTTGTAGCCACTGGGGATTCTAAATTCGTTTGGCGTCAAGATAGTACTCATACCGTTAAGGGTGATAAGGTGATTATTTACAATGGAACAAAAGCCAATTCTTCAAAGTCACCTAAGGCTATTAAATTAGAAGGCACCTCCGGTGATAAATTTTTCATGGTAAAAGATTCCGATGACAATACCCAAACAGTGAAAGGATATAGGATTCGAAAACCAAACGACGGTGTCTTTTTTATCCGTGATGGCAAAGGACTGAACACTTTCAAAATTGACAAAAACACCAAAAAAAGTGAATTGGATGAACTAAGTAAAAATTTAGATGAGGAAGGCCTAAAAGTTAAGTTCTCAAAGGTTAGAAGAAACTCAGACGGTGAAATAACACAATTAAAAATAAATCTGGAGAATGAGGAAGGCAATAAAGCATCCGCAATAAATAAAGGAAAAGATGGGATTCCATCGATTTATTTTGGACAAAATGGAGATGGCTTATTTATAAAATCAAATTGA
- a CDS encoding glutamine synthetase III family protein encodes MSTLRFYAIKESTNRKSVEIDEKDRKSLIFGSNVFNELSMRQYLSKEAYASIKSANEKGTKIDRMSADHIATGMKEWAISKGATHYTHWFQPLTGGTAEKHDAFFEPIGEGLAIEKFEGSQLVQQEPDASSFPHGGIRNTFEARGYTAWDPTSPAFVFGTTLCIPTVFVAYTGEALDYKTPLLRALQAVDQAAVDVCRYFDKNVKKVNASLGWEQEYFLVDSALVTSRPDIVMTGRTLLGHAPAKGQQLDDHYFGSIPNRALAFMRDLEHECLLLGIPVKTRHNEVAPNQFELAPIYAEANLAVDHNSLLMDIMHKIAERHHFRVLFHEKPFAGVNGSGKHNNWSLSTDTGVNLLSPGKTPMRNLQFLTFFINTIKAVHQYEELLRAAVASASNDHRLGANEAPPAIISIFIGAQLTDVLGELEQVTDGKLSPEEKTELKLNVVGKIPEILLDNTDRNRTSPFAFTGNKFEFRAVGSSANCANPMTILNTIVAKQLMDFKKEVDHLIDKKDMKKDDAIFNVIREYIKESKNILFEGNGYSAEWEKEAKKRKLSNNKTTPQALKAKISKSALKLFDDLGVMNFKESEARYEIELEEYTKKVQIEGRTLGDIARNHIVPTAVKYQNTLIENVQGLKEIFGQSFHNYAEEQLNIIKDISEQISQINSKVTEMINERKIANNIDDAEKKAVAYCTKVKPLFDEIRYHCDKLELLVDDELWPLTKYRELLFTR; translated from the coding sequence ATGTCTACATTGAGATTTTACGCGATTAAGGAAAGTACTAATCGCAAATCGGTTGAGATTGATGAGAAGGATAGGAAATCACTAATTTTTGGTTCCAATGTTTTTAATGAATTATCTATGCGTCAATATCTAAGCAAGGAGGCCTACGCAAGCATTAAAAGTGCCAATGAAAAAGGAACTAAAATTGATAGAATGTCCGCCGATCATATTGCTACAGGTATGAAGGAATGGGCAATTTCTAAAGGGGCCACTCATTACACGCACTGGTTTCAGCCTCTAACTGGAGGAACGGCAGAAAAGCATGATGCATTTTTTGAACCCATTGGTGAAGGTTTAGCAATTGAAAAATTTGAAGGCAGTCAATTAGTGCAGCAAGAACCAGATGCCTCTAGTTTTCCACATGGTGGCATTAGAAATACGTTTGAGGCACGTGGATATACTGCATGGGATCCAACCTCGCCTGCCTTTGTTTTTGGTACAACGCTTTGTATTCCTACCGTTTTTGTGGCTTATACAGGTGAGGCATTAGATTATAAAACTCCATTGCTCAGGGCTCTTCAGGCTGTTGATCAAGCAGCTGTTGATGTTTGCCGTTATTTTGATAAGAACGTAAAAAAAGTAAATGCTTCGCTTGGCTGGGAACAAGAATATTTTTTGGTTGATAGTGCACTTGTTACCTCAAGACCCGATATTGTAATGACTGGCCGAACCCTTCTGGGGCATGCACCCGCTAAAGGCCAGCAATTAGACGATCATTACTTTGGATCGATTCCTAATCGCGCCCTGGCTTTCATGCGTGACCTTGAACATGAGTGTTTGCTTCTGGGTATTCCAGTTAAAACAAGACATAATGAAGTGGCGCCGAACCAATTTGAACTTGCGCCTATTTATGCTGAGGCGAATTTAGCGGTAGACCATAATTCCTTGTTGATGGATATTATGCATAAGATTGCGGAGCGACATCATTTTAGGGTTTTATTTCATGAAAAGCCTTTTGCCGGTGTAAATGGGTCTGGTAAACATAATAATTGGAGTCTGTCAACTGATACTGGTGTTAATCTCTTGAGCCCAGGAAAAACCCCGATGCGTAACTTGCAATTCCTAACATTTTTCATAAATACCATTAAAGCGGTTCACCAGTATGAAGAATTGTTGAGAGCTGCAGTTGCTTCTGCGAGCAATGATCATAGGCTGGGGGCTAATGAAGCACCGCCTGCAATTATTTCTATATTTATTGGGGCCCAGTTAACAGATGTATTGGGAGAATTGGAGCAAGTTACCGATGGTAAATTATCCCCAGAGGAAAAAACTGAACTCAAATTAAATGTTGTCGGTAAGATTCCTGAAATTTTATTAGATAATACGGACAGAAACCGAACTTCTCCATTTGCCTTCACTGGTAATAAATTTGAATTCAGAGCTGTGGGTTCAAGTGCAAATTGTGCGAATCCCATGACTATTCTCAATACAATTGTGGCCAAGCAATTAATGGACTTTAAAAAAGAGGTGGATCATTTAATTGATAAAAAAGACATGAAAAAAGATGATGCCATTTTTAATGTTATAAGGGAATATATAAAGGAATCAAAGAATATTTTATTTGAAGGGAATGGATATAGTGCGGAGTGGGAGAAGGAGGCCAAAAAGCGAAAACTGTCAAATAACAAAACCACTCCACAAGCTTTAAAGGCAAAAATTAGTAAATCGGCTTTAAAGTTGTTTGATGATTTGGGTGTGATGAACTTTAAGGAATCTGAGGCGCGTTACGAGATAGAATTGGAAGAATACACCAAAAAAGTACAAATAGAGGGACGAACTTTAGGTGATATCGCAAGGAACCATATTGTTCCGACTGCGGTAAAATATCAAAATACGCTTATTGAAAACGTCCAGGGATTGAAGGAAATATTCGGTCAGTCCTTTCATAATTATGCTGAGGAACAATTGAATATTATAAAAGATATTTCGGAACAAATTTCCCAGATCAATTCTAAGGTAACCGAGATGATAAACGAAAGAAAAATTGCTAATAATATAGATGATGCAGAGAAAAAAGCGGTGGCCTATTGCACTAAAGTTAAACCTCTTTTCGATGAAATCAGGTATCATTGTGACAAGTTGGAGTTACTCGTGGATGATGAACTTTGGCCTCTAACAAAATACAGAGAATTGCTATTTACCAGATAG
- a CDS encoding glutamine synthetase beta-grasp domain-containing protein, which produces MSKSKLEYIWLDGYEPTANLRSKTKIEENFSGKLEDCPMWAFDGSSTKQAEGGSSDCLLKPVAIFPDPARKDAYLVMTEVLSPDGTPHPSNARALIDDEDDDFWFGFEQEYFIMDTHTQLPLGFPVGGYPGPQGLYYCSVGGKNTHGRDIVEEHADLCIEAGINFEGINQEVACGQWEFQIFAKGAKTAGDHVWVARYLLDRLTEKYGYYIEYHPKPIKGDWNGSGMHANFSNTTLRTAGSKDVYMKICEAFRPVTKEHIEVYGEFNDQRLTGKHETASINDFSYGISDRGASIRIPIMTVEKGWKGWLEDRRPASNGDPYKIAGRIVKTVKSAQLN; this is translated from the coding sequence ATGAGCAAATCAAAACTGGAGTACATTTGGCTAGATGGTTATGAGCCAACTGCTAACCTAAGAAGTAAAACGAAGATTGAAGAAAATTTCAGTGGCAAATTAGAGGATTGTCCAATGTGGGCCTTTGATGGCTCATCAACTAAACAAGCAGAAGGTGGGTCTTCTGACTGTTTGTTAAAGCCAGTGGCAATTTTCCCGGACCCTGCTAGAAAAGATGCGTATTTAGTTATGACTGAAGTTCTTAGCCCAGACGGAACACCACATCCATCGAATGCAAGAGCCCTAATTGATGATGAAGATGATGATTTCTGGTTTGGTTTCGAGCAGGAATATTTCATTATGGACACACACACTCAATTACCATTAGGTTTCCCGGTTGGTGGTTATCCAGGACCTCAAGGTCTATACTATTGCTCCGTAGGTGGTAAAAACACACATGGTAGAGATATTGTTGAAGAGCATGCAGACTTATGCATTGAAGCAGGCATCAACTTCGAAGGTATTAACCAAGAAGTTGCATGTGGACAGTGGGAATTTCAAATTTTCGCCAAAGGTGCAAAAACTGCTGGGGACCACGTTTGGGTTGCTCGCTATTTATTAGATAGACTTACTGAAAAATACGGATATTACATTGAATATCACCCTAAACCAATTAAGGGAGACTGGAATGGTTCAGGTATGCACGCAAACTTTTCAAACACCACTTTAAGAACTGCTGGTTCTAAGGATGTTTATATGAAGATTTGTGAAGCTTTTAGACCTGTTACCAAAGAACATATTGAGGTTTATGGCGAGTTCAACGACCAACGTTTAACCGGTAAACACGAAACTGCTTCTATCAACGATTTCAGTTATGGAATTTCAGATAGGGGTGCTTCTATTAGAATACCAATTATGACGGTTGAAAAAGGATGGAAAGGATGGTTAGAAGATCGTCGTCCAGCATCTAATGGTGATCCATATAAAATTGCCGGGCGTATAGTTAAGACTGTGAAATCAGCACAGCTGAATTAA
- a CDS encoding calcium/sodium antiporter, translating into MSLVLIFLGLTLLVVGGEYLVRSSVALSFKLKISKLVIGMTVVSFATSAPELWVSLTAALEGSTDIALGNVIGSNIANIGLVLAITSIISPLIVNRDFYKYNWPMMVFMSVLVYWLLTSGNSLEAIEGVLLVTLLVIFLFILIRGSRKRTKINIEEVDEALAETSNFKIAIWLLIGAAALYYGSEWLVSGSRTLAAYLGVSEFAISVSVIAIGTSVPELAASVIAALRREKAISLGNLIGSNIFNLASVLGITSIIKPIHVNPETPQILETDIIWMIGFAIALVPLSLIPVRYEISRYKGFIILGGYIFFLYLAFK; encoded by the coding sequence ATGAGTTTAGTTCTCATCTTTCTCGGATTAACATTGCTGGTTGTTGGTGGTGAATATTTGGTGCGTTCCTCCGTTGCCCTTTCGTTTAAATTAAAAATTTCAAAATTGGTGATAGGGATGACTGTTGTTTCATTCGCCACTTCAGCTCCCGAGTTATGGGTTAGTTTAACGGCTGCCCTTGAGGGGTCAACCGATATTGCGCTAGGAAATGTCATCGGCTCAAATATTGCCAATATAGGGTTGGTATTGGCCATTACCTCCATTATTTCTCCCTTAATAGTGAATAGGGATTTCTATAAGTATAATTGGCCCATGATGGTATTTATGTCTGTCTTGGTGTATTGGCTATTAACCTCAGGTAATTCTCTTGAAGCTATCGAGGGAGTTTTGCTTGTAACCTTATTGGTTATTTTTCTTTTTATCCTAATTAGAGGTTCCCGAAAAAGGACAAAAATTAATATTGAAGAAGTGGATGAGGCCTTGGCGGAAACTTCAAATTTCAAAATAGCAATTTGGTTGCTCATAGGGGCTGCTGCTCTATATTATGGTTCAGAATGGCTGGTTTCTGGATCTAGGACTTTGGCTGCTTATTTAGGTGTTAGTGAATTCGCTATTTCGGTAAGTGTAATTGCAATAGGTACCAGTGTGCCAGAGTTAGCTGCTTCTGTAATTGCGGCACTAAGACGTGAAAAGGCTATATCGTTGGGTAATTTAATAGGAAGCAATATTTTTAATCTCGCTTCAGTTCTGGGTATTACAAGCATTATAAAGCCAATTCATGTAAATCCTGAAACACCTCAAATTTTAGAAACTGATATTATCTGGATGATTGGTTTCGCTATTGCGCTTGTGCCCCTGTCGTTAATTCCGGTACGATATGAGATTAGCAGGTATAAGGGTTTTATAATTTTAGGTGGCTATATATTTTTCCTTTACTTGGCATTTAAATAA
- a CDS encoding SsrA-binding protein, whose protein sequence is MNKKEWFKLLAKLNKKILPSYTKKGLDISKASKLQLAIIAWRSYVTQRALD, encoded by the coding sequence ATGAATAAAAAAGAATGGTTCAAGTTATTGGCAAAACTCAATAAAAAGATATTGCCTAGTTACACAAAAAAAGGACTAGATATTTCCAAGGCATCTAAACTTCAATTAGCCATTATTGCTTGGCGAAGCTATGTAACCCAAAGGGCGTTGGATTAA
- a CDS encoding T9SS type A sorting domain-containing protein produces the protein MTQTITVRDITSPTWTTSPGADATIDCPSEPVFTAPTASDECSTATVNEISDVTTPGSCTGTYVRTKTWEAVDDCGNKSSQVTQTITVRDITDPVITYCPLDIVIECDESEDPANTGQMTATDTCSDPVITYSDKSTPNGCQQIIVRTWRAEDACGNFVTCTQNIIVRDRTAPTFTGCDGIGDVTASDNCSATENITLFYRDNGTTRTWTAIDESGNINTCDQDLSVQASASLVDPVQTNSTLKAEGDILVKAFPNPFEDSVKFLIDIPEAGEGTLDLVNILGQKIQSVHSGKFVKGTNSLEVKLKERQTRMLFYVLNINGKKKSGKLIQSE, from the coding sequence GTGACCCAGACCATCACGGTTAGGGACATCACCTCTCCGACCTGGACGACCAGCCCTGGTGCGGATGCGACGATCGACTGTCCGTCGGAGCCTGTGTTCACAGCGCCTACCGCGAGCGACGAGTGCTCGACAGCGACCGTGAACGAGATATCCGATGTCACGACCCCTGGCTCATGCACCGGCACCTACGTCAGGACCAAGACATGGGAGGCTGTTGACGACTGCGGCAACAAGAGTTCCCAGGTGACCCAGACCATCACGGTTAGGGATATAACAGACCCTGTAATCACTTATTGCCCATTGGATATTGTTATTGAATGTGATGAATCTGAGGATCCAGCTAATACTGGACAAATGACTGCCACAGACACTTGTAGTGATCCTGTAATTACTTACAGTGACAAATCCACACCAAATGGATGTCAACAAATAATTGTTAGAACTTGGAGAGCTGAGGATGCTTGTGGAAATTTTGTTACTTGTACACAAAATATAATAGTTAGAGATCGAACTGCACCAACCTTTACAGGTTGTGATGGTATAGGAGACGTAACCGCTTCAGATAATTGCTCTGCAACTGAAAATATCACACTTTTCTATCGTGATAATGGAACCACTCGGACATGGACTGCGATAGACGAAAGTGGTAATATTAATACTTGTGATCAAGATTTATCAGTGCAAGCTTCAGCTTCATTGGTCGATCCTGTTCAAACAAATTCTACATTAAAAGCTGAGGGAGATATCCTTGTTAAGGCATTTCCAAATCCATTTGAGGATAGTGTGAAATTTCTTATTGATATCCCAGAAGCTGGCGAAGGTACTTTAGACCTTGTAAATATCTTAGGGCAAAAAATTCAATCAGTTCACTCAGGTAAATTTGTAAAGGGTACAAATAGTTTAGAAGTGAAATTGAAAGAGCGCCAAACTCGTATGCTTTTCTATGTTTTAAATATAAATGGGAAAAAGAAAAGTGGAAAGTTAATACAAAGTGAATAA